Proteins encoded by one window of Channa argus isolate prfri chromosome 13, Channa argus male v1.0, whole genome shotgun sequence:
- the ubiad1 gene encoding ubiA prenyltransferase domain-containing protein 1, whose product MAKAQKPSKAETFVLAGSNGHNGQQWQTGINNLVSHPPDTNHMSRMARVASDVRHKCAAYVLALRPWSFSTSLTPVALGSALAYKLGGSVDLVILMVCAVAVLVVHGAGNLVNTYYDFSKGIDHKKSDDRTLVDEILAPQDVVMFGALLYSLGCLCATLLYFLSTLRLEHLALIYFGGLSSSFLYTGGIGLKYVALGDVVILITFGPLAVMFAHAVQVGYLSVLPLVYAIPLALNTEAILHSNNTRDMDSDKQAGIVTLAILIGPTLSYVLYNLLLFIPYVLFCILATRYTISMALPLLTLPMAFPLEKQFRSRCYAKIPQKTAKLNLLMGLFYVFGIILAPPGSLPIL is encoded by the exons ATGGCTAAAGCGCAGAAACCAAGCAAGgcagaaacatttgtactggcTGGATCAAATGGACACAATGGCCAACAGTGGCAGACTGGTATAAATAATTTGGTCAGTCACCCTCCAGATACTAACCACATGTCAAGAATGGCCCGCGTTGCTTCGGATGTGAGGCATAAGTGTGCAGCCTATGTGCTAGCTCTGAGACCATGGAGCTTCAGTACCTCACTCACACCAGTGGCCCTTGGTAGCGCTTTGGCATACAAACTAGGGGGCTCTGTGGATTTGGTCATCCTGATGGTGTGTGCAGTGGCTGTACTTGTAGTCCATGGGGCAGGCAACCTTGTAAACACCTACTATGACTTCTCCAAAGGCATTGACCACAAGAAGAGTGATGACAGGACTCTTGTTGATGAAATATTGGCTCCACAGGATGTTGTTATGTTTGGAGCATTGTTATATTCTTTGGGATGCTTGTGTGCCACCTTGCTCTACTTCCTGTCTACTCTTAGACTGGAGCATCTGGCCCTTATTTACTTCGGGGGACTTTCCAGCTCTTTTTTATACACTGGAG GGATTGGTCTGAAGTATGTGGCCCTGGGAGATGTGGTAATCCTCATCACCTTTGGCCCCCTGGCAGTGATGTTCGCTCACGCAGTGCAGGTTGGCTACTTGTCGGTGCTGCCACTGGTGTATGCCATCCCACTGGCCCTTAACACAGAAGCCATCCTCCACAGCAACAACACCAGAGACATGGACTCTGACAAGCAGGCAGGCATCGTAACCCTGGCAATTCTCATAGGTCCTACACTTTCTTATGTTCTCTACAACCTCCTGCTCTTCATTCCCTATGTGCTCTTCTGCATCCTCGCCACCCGTTACACCATCAGCATGGCGCTGCCTCTGCTCACTTTGCCAATGGCCTTCCCCTTGGAGAAGCAGTTCCGCAGCCGATGCTATGCCAAGATCCCCCAGAAGACAGCTAAGCTCAACCTCCTTATGGGACTATTTTATGTCTTTGGTATCATTCTGGCACCTCCTGGCAGCTTGCCAATACTGTGA
- the mmp23ba gene encoding matrix metalloproteinase-23 has protein sequence MMGCQTPRSLQRSDRGFAPLLAAALLGLLFAEMQQTTAFPSWRLEEEAHTTVLLIGIRKEARSQVLHLSRNKRYTLTPEQLKWDKFKLTYKLLSFPTNLINASDTRRGLAKAFGMWSDVSPFSFREVPADQEADIKIGFYPVNHTDCLQSQLHHCFDGITGELAHAFFPPTGEIHFDDHEYWILGNMRFSWKKGVWLTDLVHVATHEIGHVLGLMHSMDQKAIMHLNATLTGRKLITQDEVWGLHRLYGCLDRLFICPAWARKGYCDSKRRLMQKHCPSSCDFCYEFPFPTVAPTPTPPRTKHKLVVEGKKLTFRCGKKIASRKGKVYWYKDGELLEFSHPNYISLKDDHITIVANAINEGTYTCIVKKKDKVLTNYSWRVRVRF, from the exons ATGATGGGCTGTCAGACTCCCAGAAGTTTGCAAAGAAGCGATCGGGGCTTCGCTCCTTTGCTGGCGGCTGCGCTGCTCGGTCTTCTCTTCGCAGAGATGCAACAAACCACAGCGTTTCCGTCCTGGAGGTTAGAG GAAGAAGCTCACACCACTGTGTTGCTCATTGGGATCCGCAAAGAGGCCCGGTCGCAAGTGCTTCACCTCTCCAGAAACAAGCGCTACACCCTCACGCCGGAGCAGCTCAAATGGGACAAGTTCAAGCTAACATACAA GTTGCTCTCCTTCCCGACAAACCTAATAAATGCCAGCGACACGCGTCGAGGCCTCGCCAAGGCCTTCGGCATGTGGAGCGACGTCTCGCCGTTCAGCTTCAGAGAGGTGCCAGCTGACCAAGAAGCGGACATTAAGATCG GTTTCTACCCGGTCAACCACACAGACTGCCTGCAGTCTCAGTTGCACCATTGTTTCGACGGCATCACAGGAGAATTGGCTCATGCATTCTTCCCGCCAACAGGCGAGATCCACTTCGACGATCACGAGTACTGGATTCTTGGAAACATGCGCTTCAGCTGGAAGAAGG GGGTTTGGCTGACAGATCTTGTCCACGTGGCAACTCATGAAATTGGCCACGTCCTGGGGCTCATGCACTCCATGGACCAGAAAGCTATAATGCACCTGAATGCAACCCTGACGGGGCGCAAGCTAATCACTCAGGATGAAGTGTGGGGATTGCACCGTCTCTATG GATGTTTGGACCGGTTATTTATCTGCCCAGCCTGGGCTCGGAAAGGCTATTGCGACAGCAAGCGGAGGCTGATGCAGAAGCACTGCCCCTCCAGCTGTGATTTCTGTTACG AATTCCCTTTTCCCACCGTGGCTCCTACCCCGACTCCCCCAAGGACCAAACACAAGCTGGTCGTCGAGGGCAAGAAGCTTACTTTTCGCTGTGGCAAGAAAATAGCATCAAGGAAAGGCAAAGTATA CTGGTACAAAGATGGGGAGCTGCTGGAGTTCTCTCACCCAAACTACATCTCCTTGAAAGATGACCACATTACTATAGTGGCCAATGCCATTAACGAAGGCACGTACACCTGCATCgtgaagaaaaaagacaaagtcctCACTAACTACTCGTGGAGGGTGCGTGTGCGCTTCTGA